GGGGCGATATTCGCCGATGACGTCCACGATCCCGACGATCTGCTTCTCGTCGCCCGTGTGATAGAAGAAGCCGAGATCGCCCTTCTTCATCGCCTTCATATGCCCTGCCGCCTGATGGTTGCGCACCCCGCTCCACGGCTCGCCCTTGGCGCCGCGCTTTTTCTGCATCTCCCAGGAGAAGGTGTCGGCTTCGGTCTTGAACAGCCAATAGGCCATGGCACCCTCCGTCAAAGCTTGGCGTCGCAATGGTTGAACGTCGCCTTCCACGGCCGCACCTCGGAATGGGCGAACAGCCCCGCCTTCACATAAGGATCGCCGGCGTGCCACGCCTTCGCGGCAGCGAGATCGGCGGCTTCGAAGATGATGAGGCTTCCCGCCATCTCGTCCTTCGCGTCGAGGAAGGGGCCGCCCAGGCGGATTACGCCGGTCTCGCGGGCATAGGCGAAATGCGCCTCGCGCGTCGCCAGGCGCAGGGCGAGCGCATTTTCCTTGTCGATGGCCGTGACGACGAACAGCATATGGGTCTTCCTTCAATTCGATCCCGCCCTTTAGGGAGGATCAAGTCCGTGCGTCAATCTCGCCAGCAACACAGGCCGCAGAACGGTCCACACCTTGCGTTCCCAGTCCTTCTCGCCGGCCGCCTGATAATGGATGCCTTCGGGGTCGCCGCGAAGGACAAAGTTGCGGTCGCTGAGCGGCGCGGAGTCGATGAAGGCGCAGCCCTCGCCGCGCACCGCGCGTCCGACATCGGCGACGAACCGCGCATAGTCCGCTTCGGGCTTGGTCTTGAGCGCGGCCTGCGGCGGGCCGATCCAGATGCAGCGGCTGTGTCCGTCGGCGATCGCGTCCGCGAGGCGCCGGGCCTGCGCCAGATAGGTGTCGTAGAAGGCGCGGAAGGCGCCGGGCCGCGCCGTCAGCATGTTCGAGCCGAGCGAGACGATGGTGATCCGGGGCTTCACCCGCGCGACATAGTCGCCGAGCGCCAGGTAGCGGACCCGTCCCGGCCGGTCGAGCGGGCCGTGGTCGCGGGCGCAGTCGCCGGCGCCGTTGCAGCTGCGGATGCCGCAATAGGAAACGCCGCCGCGCATCCAGGTGGTGACGTCGGAACCGCAGGTCCAGAAGCTCCAGACGGTAAGCGGCCTGCCGCTGTGCGGGTCGGGCTCGGTGGAGAGCGAGCGATAAAGCTGGGCGCCGAAATAGCCGAGGCTTTCCGAATCACCGATCAGGAGGACGTCGGCGGGACGGATCCAGGCGTCGTCGACGATATTGGGATTGTCGGTGCGGTCCGGCTTCTCGCGCCCGGCCGCGGGCAGGAGCGCGCACAGCGCGACGACGCCCGCGACCAGCGCGCGGCCCCAGATCTTCTGCATGAGCCCCCACAAGCTCCAATTCACTCCGGCCTCAGCGGCCGGGACATCAATTTTTCCAAGGCCGCGCCCGCCGGCAAGGTACCGTCGAGCACGGCCGCTATCGCCTGCGCGATGGGCAGCTCGACGCCGTGCCGCTTGGCGCGCGCCACCAGCGCGGGCGCGGTCGCGACGCCTTCGGCCAGCGGCGCGCCGGGCGCGCGCAGTTCGTGCAGCGTTTCGCCGCGCCCCAGCTTCAAGCCGAAGGCGAAATTGCGCGAGGATGGGCTCGACGCGGTGAGCACCAGATCGCCGAGCCCCGACAGGCCCATCAGGGTCTCGGGGCGCGCGCCCATCGCCTCGCCCAGGCGCAGCAATTCGGCGAAGCTGCGCGCCAGCAGTGCGGCGCGGGCGCTTTCGCCCAGGCCCAATCCGTCGGCGATGCCGCAGCCGATCGCGTAGACGTTCTTGGCGGCGCCGCCCAGCGCCACACCAGTGAGATCGTCGCTGGCATAGGGCCGGAACTGCGCCTGCGCGAGGCTGGCCTGCAAGCGCTGTGCGATCTCGATCTGCGCCGCGGCGATGGTGACGGCGGTCGGCAAGCCCTTGGCGACGTCGCGCGCGAAGGACGGGCCGGAAAGGATCGCCGGCACGCCGTCCGGCGCCGCCTCGCGCAGCACTTCGGTGAGCAGCAGGCCGCTGCCGCGCTCGATCCCCTTGGCGCAGAGCAGGAGCGGGGTGCCGGGCGCGACGTGCGGGGCCAGCTGCGCGAGCACGGCACGCAGATGCTGCGCCGGAACCGCGATCAGCAGGGCGTCGGCACGGCAGGCCTGGGACAGATCGGCGGTTGCCGCCAGCGTCGCCGGCAGGGGAATCCCAGGCAGATAACGCGTATTGTCATGGCTCCGGTTGATCGAATCGACGACGGCCGATTCCCGTGCCCACAGGAGGGACTTCCGCCCCGCCTGCGCCGCGACCAGCGCCAGGGCCGTCCCCCAAGCGCCACCTCCGATTGTCGTGATGGCGCTGTAAACCATTGGCATTCCGGAACTTTTTTCCACAATCGGAGTTCCCGTCCTCGGTAAGAAGATTGAACGATTTGTTGATTATTCAGAAATCGTCATTATCTTCTCCGGTACAAGAAGAAATTGCGCTTGGGTAGGGAACTGCACATGGCCGAAAAACACTCCGTCCGGGACTGCATCGTCGAAGCCGCGAAGAAACGATTCTCGCATTTCGGCTACGCCAAGACCACGATGGCCGAGGTCGCGGGCGACTGCGCGATGTCGCCCGGCAATCTCTATCGCTTCTTTCCCGGCAAGCTCGACATCGCCGAGGCGATCGCGACCGAGGATTACACCAAGCATCTGGAGCACCTGCGCAAGCTGGCCGTGGCGCCGGGCAGGAACGCCCGCGAGCGGCTGCACGACCTGCTGTTCGAAGAGCTGCGCCGCACCTATCACAAGCTGGAGAAGGATCCGCGCGCCCTCGACATGGCGCGGGTGATCAGCCAGGAGCGCCCGACCTTCGCCAATTGGATGCTCGAGAACGAGCGCAAGATCCTCGTCGAGTTGATGGTCGAGGCCGAGCGCCGCGGCGAGTTCACCATTGCCGACAAGGAATTCACCGCCGAGATGGTGCAGTCCGCCACCATGAAATTCCGTTATCCGCAGCTATGGACCAAGCTGACGCTGCCCAAGCTCGAGCGCGAGCTGGAGGGGGTGATGAATCTCCTGATCGATGGCCTCTGCCCGGTCCATGCCGCGGAATGCCGCAACGCCTCGCGTCAGGCGGCGGAGTAGCGCAGCCACGCGTCGCCCTTCGAGGCTCCGCCTCCGGCGGAGCACCTCGGGGTGGCGCTCCGGGTTGATCCCGAAGCACCTCATATCTCGTCATGCTGAGGTGCGAGCCGAAGGCGAGCCTCGAAGCACGCACAACGGCACGCCTAGCTCCGGCCACAAACCCCGGCTAAGAAGCGCCATGCGCCGCTTCCTCCTCGCCGTCCTCATCGCCGCCGCCTCGCCGCTCCTCATGGGCGCGGGGCAAGTGGCGCCGCAGCGCCATCTCGATTTGAGCGAAGCCGACCGCGCCGAACTCGATGCCGTCAGCGCCTATCTCAACGGCATCGCCACGCTCAAGGGCGGCTTCATGCAGCTCGATCCCAGCGGCAATGTCGTCGAAGGCGCGTTCTACATCTCCAAGCCCGGCAAGATGCGCTTCGAGTACCGGCCGCCCTCGCCGACGCTGATCGTCGCCGACGGCAGCACGGTCGCGGTCGCCAACAGGCGGTTGAACACCGTCGACCGCTATCCGTTGAACGACACGCCGCTCAGCCTGATCCTGAACAACACGGTCGACATCCGCCACGATCCGCGCCTCCTGAGCGTCAGCCACGCCCAGGGCAGCCTCGTGATCTCGCTGCGCACCAGCCAGAATCGCAGCAATGCGAATATCGCGCTGGTGTTCTCCGAGCCGGAATATGAGTTGCGGCAATGGAGCGTCGTCGACAACCAGGGCCTGACGACGACGGTGGCGGTGCGCAACCTGCAGCCCGGTGCCGTGCTGCCGGCGTCGCTGTTTGTGCTCCCCGACAAGAATTCGCTGCGTCGCCACCAGGATTAGTGCCATGCGCAGACCCGTCGTCGGCTTTCCCTGCGACCGCCGCATGGTGGGCAAGCACCCGTTCCACATGGTCGGCGAGAAATATATCGAGGCGGTGCGCCAGGGCGCGGGCGCCACGCCGGTCCTGCTGCCGGTGCTCGAGCCGCCGGTGCCGCCCGACGATCTCCTTGCCGCCGTCGACGGCTTTCTCTTCACCGGCTCGCCTTCCAACGTGGCGCCGCAACTCTATGGCGGGCATCCGCCGCGCGACAGCGTGCTGCAGGACACCCATCGCGACGCGACGACCATCGCCGTGCTGAAAGCCGCGATCGCCGCCGGCAAGCCGGTGCTCTGCATCTGCCGCGGCTTCCAGGAGCTCAACGTCGCGCTCGGCGGCACGCTGTTCCAGCACGTGCACGAAGTGCCCGGCCGCCGCGACCATCGCGAGAAGACGGAGGCCTCGCTGGCCGAGCAATACGGCCCGGCGCATGGCGTGACGGTGGAAGAGGGTGGGCTGCTCGCGCAATTGCTCCGTGAGCGGAGCTTTGCGGTGAACTCGCTGCATTCCCAGGGCATCGATCGCATGGCCGGCCCGCTGCGCCGCGAGGCGGTGGCGCCCGACGGCCAGATCGAGGCGGTCTCCATGCCGGACGCCGAGGGCTTCGTCCTCGGCGTGCAA
The nucleotide sequence above comes from Rhizomicrobium sp.. Encoded proteins:
- a CDS encoding gamma-glutamyl-gamma-aminobutyrate hydrolase family protein, producing MRRPVVGFPCDRRMVGKHPFHMVGEKYIEAVRQGAGATPVLLPVLEPPVPPDDLLAAVDGFLFTGSPSNVAPQLYGGHPPRDSVLQDTHRDATTIAVLKAAIAAGKPVLCICRGFQELNVALGGTLFQHVHEVPGRRDHREKTEASLAEQYGPAHGVTVEEGGLLAQLLRERSFAVNSLHSQGIDRMAGPLRREAVAPDGQIEAVSMPDAEGFVLGVQWHPEWAWSENPVSRAIFAAFGDALRAHAGR
- a CDS encoding outer-membrane lipoprotein carrier protein LolA, coding for MRRFLLAVLIAAASPLLMGAGQVAPQRHLDLSEADRAELDAVSAYLNGIATLKGGFMQLDPSGNVVEGAFYISKPGKMRFEYRPPSPTLIVADGSTVAVANRRLNTVDRYPLNDTPLSLILNNTVDIRHDPRLLSVSHAQGSLVISLRTSQNRSNANIALVFSEPEYELRQWSVVDNQGLTTTVAVRNLQPGAVLPASLFVLPDKNSLRRHQD
- a CDS encoding YciI family protein translates to MLFVVTAIDKENALALRLATREAHFAYARETGVIRLGGPFLDAKDEMAGSLIIFEAADLAAAKAWHAGDPYVKAGLFAHSEVRPWKATFNHCDAKL
- a CDS encoding EVE domain-containing protein produces the protein MAYWLFKTEADTFSWEMQKKRGAKGEPWSGVRNHQAAGHMKAMKKGDLGFFYHTGDEKQIVGIVDVIGEYRPDPTDETGKFGLVDVKAVKDVPKPVTLAQVKADPKLKDMVLVKAARLSVQPVKPEEWAYICKLGGLK
- a CDS encoding TetR/AcrR family transcriptional regulator, producing MAEKHSVRDCIVEAAKKRFSHFGYAKTTMAEVAGDCAMSPGNLYRFFPGKLDIAEAIATEDYTKHLEHLRKLAVAPGRNARERLHDLLFEELRRTYHKLEKDPRALDMARVISQERPTFANWMLENERKILVELMVEAERRGEFTIADKEFTAEMVQSATMKFRYPQLWTKLTLPKLERELEGVMNLLIDGLCPVHAAECRNASRQAAE
- a CDS encoding NAD(P)H-dependent glycerol-3-phosphate dehydrogenase → MVYSAITTIGGGAWGTALALVAAQAGRKSLLWARESAVVDSINRSHDNTRYLPGIPLPATLAATADLSQACRADALLIAVPAQHLRAVLAQLAPHVAPGTPLLLCAKGIERGSGLLLTEVLREAAPDGVPAILSGPSFARDVAKGLPTAVTIAAAQIEIAQRLQASLAQAQFRPYASDDLTGVALGGAAKNVYAIGCGIADGLGLGESARAALLARSFAELLRLGEAMGARPETLMGLSGLGDLVLTASSPSSRNFAFGLKLGRGETLHELRAPGAPLAEGVATAPALVARAKRHGVELPIAQAIAAVLDGTLPAGAALEKLMSRPLRPE
- a CDS encoding SGNH/GDSL hydrolase family protein: MQKIWGRALVAGVVALCALLPAAGREKPDRTDNPNIVDDAWIRPADVLLIGDSESLGYFGAQLYRSLSTEPDPHSGRPLTVWSFWTCGSDVTTWMRGGVSYCGIRSCNGAGDCARDHGPLDRPGRVRYLALGDYVARVKPRITIVSLGSNMLTARPGAFRAFYDTYLAQARRLADAIADGHSRCIWIGPPQAALKTKPEADYARFVADVGRAVRGEGCAFIDSAPLSDRNFVLRGDPEGIHYQAAGEKDWERKVWTVLRPVLLARLTHGLDPP